A region from the Thermoplasmatales archaeon genome encodes:
- the purC gene encoding Phosphoribosylaminoimidazole-succinocarboxamide synthase has translation MKLVRVGKVKEVYDEGDTLLFKFTDKISVFDKIIPSTIPSKGESLCRTAEFWFKITSESARVKTHLIERVSPTEMRVRKFTVREGNGSIFSINYLIPLEFVARYYVAGSLFDRVKEGKVSLEDLGVASFPKYGQKLDDPFLEVTTKFEKFDRPLQINEALEIGGLRKQELDEIYDAILRIDRRIEKQVAPNGLIHADGKKEFAMGESREPIVVDTFGTADEDRFWDRQQYDDGKIVELSKESVRQYYRSTGYHDKLYEAREKGTTEPDISPLPVELVDRTSKLYRDLFERITGQKW, from the coding sequence ATGAAGCTTGTAAGGGTCGGGAAGGTCAAGGAAGTATATGACGAAGGAGATACGCTTCTCTTCAAGTTTACCGACAAGATTTCCGTGTTTGACAAGATCATACCGTCGACAATACCGTCCAAAGGAGAATCATTGTGCAGGACAGCAGAATTCTGGTTCAAAATTACATCGGAATCGGCACGTGTCAAGACGCATCTTATTGAGCGGGTATCGCCCACTGAGATGCGGGTCAGGAAATTCACGGTCCGGGAAGGGAATGGCAGCATATTTTCCATCAATTATCTGATTCCTCTTGAATTCGTGGCAAGGTATTATGTAGCAGGGAGCCTCTTTGACCGGGTTAAGGAGGGGAAAGTTTCACTGGAAGACCTTGGAGTTGCCAGCTTTCCCAAATATGGTCAAAAACTCGATGACCCGTTCCTTGAGGTAACCACAAAGTTTGAGAAATTTGACAGGCCATTACAAATCAACGAAGCTCTTGAAATTGGTGGGCTGCGCAAGCAGGAGCTTGATGAAATTTATGATGCAATACTGAGGATAGATCGCAGGATAGAGAAGCAGGTCGCCCCAAACGGTCTTATTCATGCTGATGGAAAGAAAGAGTTTGCCATGGGGGAGAGCCGGGAACCCATTGTGGTTGATACATTCGGAACTGCAGACGAAGACCGTTTCTGGGACAGGCAGCAGTATGATGATGGTAAAATTGTGGAGCTAAGCAAGGAGTCTGTACGTCAGTACTATCGTTCTACAGGATACCATGACAAACTATATGAAGCAAGGGAAAAAGGGACAACAGAGCCGGATATATCACCATTACCTGTGGAACTGGTTGACAGGACGAGCAAACTCTACCGTGACCTGTTCGAGCGTATAACCGGACAGAAATGGTAA